Proteins from a single region of Paraburkholderia sp. ZP32-5:
- a CDS encoding VOC family protein has product MTLALDHLVINTRFDTDAAEALFRQLGFTVTPRGYHTLGSINHAIVFAGHYLELIGLPADGSTVREEIAASPLGAEGLVYRSDDPQRTFDALHSAGFDATPPQRFSRPVAGLGDACFVTVRLKPNPAFGGRVYFCQHLTPEFVFRDEWSAHPNGAYALDTLHIVDADQHTYARLGEPAAGFRLAFWNRADFDVHFGALALHATPRSPRFAAITIRTPRWRDIGAYAADAQLPFALNERSSVVALPRFDTLLEFVE; this is encoded by the coding sequence ATGACGCTTGCGCTCGACCATCTCGTCATCAACACGCGTTTCGATACCGACGCGGCCGAGGCGCTATTCAGGCAACTCGGCTTTACGGTGACGCCGCGCGGTTATCACACGCTCGGGTCGATCAATCACGCAATCGTCTTCGCTGGGCACTATCTCGAACTGATTGGTCTGCCGGCGGATGGCTCGACGGTGCGCGAAGAAATTGCCGCGAGTCCGCTCGGCGCGGAAGGGCTCGTGTATCGGAGCGACGATCCGCAGCGCACATTCGACGCGTTGCATTCGGCTGGTTTCGACGCGACACCGCCACAGCGGTTTTCGCGACCGGTGGCCGGGCTTGGCGACGCATGTTTCGTCACGGTTCGGCTCAAGCCCAATCCCGCATTCGGCGGGCGCGTGTATTTCTGCCAGCACCTGACGCCCGAATTCGTGTTCCGTGACGAATGGAGCGCGCATCCGAACGGCGCCTATGCGCTGGATACGCTCCATATCGTTGATGCGGACCAGCACACGTATGCGCGTCTCGGTGAACCCGCCGCGGGTTTCCGGCTGGCGTTCTGGAACCGCGCGGACTTCGATGTGCATTTCGGTGCGCTTGCCTTGCATGCGACGCCGCGTTCGCCGCGCTTTGCGGCGATCACGATACGTACACCGCGGTGGCGCGACATCGGTGCTTACGCGGCCGACGCGCAATTGCCGTTTGCGTTGAATGAACGCAGCAGTGTCGTTGCATTGCCACGCTTCGATACGTTGCTGGAGTTTGTCGAATGA
- a CDS encoding PaaI family thioesterase translates to MSEAENAAALPAAHDIEARLRRAPFHEWLGLKVVSVTQGEIELIATWREEWVVNPEKRYTHGGVLAALVDLAADWALVSKTGRGVPTIDLRVDYHRAAFPGDLRVKGKVIRFGAQVSTAEAHVYDADGKLVASGRGAYATAAPPAPSTPAAGAQPGKA, encoded by the coding sequence ATGAGCGAAGCTGAAAACGCAGCGGCATTGCCCGCCGCGCACGATATCGAAGCGCGACTGCGGCGCGCGCCGTTTCACGAGTGGCTGGGTTTGAAGGTCGTGTCGGTGACGCAAGGCGAGATCGAATTGATCGCGACGTGGCGCGAAGAGTGGGTCGTCAACCCTGAGAAGCGCTACACGCACGGTGGCGTTCTGGCCGCGCTGGTCGATCTCGCGGCGGACTGGGCGCTGGTGTCGAAGACGGGGCGCGGCGTGCCGACGATCGACTTGCGTGTCGATTACCATCGCGCGGCGTTTCCGGGCGATTTGCGGGTGAAGGGCAAGGTCATCCGTTTCGGCGCTCAGGTGTCGACGGCAGAAGCGCATGTCTATGACGCGGATGGCAAGCTCGTCGCAAGCGGCCGCGGCGCGTATGCAACGGCGGCACCCCCGGCGCCTTCCACGCCCGCTGCTGGGGCGCAGCCGGGGAAAGCATGA
- a CDS encoding zinc-binding dehydrogenase — translation MKALVLGAHGDLDQLHVVVDKPLPKVAPDGVVIRVRASSFNYHDVFTVKGMPGIKVPLPVVIGLDMAGEIVEVGERVEGWRVGNRVLVNPLNRDKGLMGEMLDGGMAEYCAVSAAQLIALPDAVSFDAASALPVAYGTAHRMLVTHATVKAGDRVLILGASGGVGTASLLLAKQLGAEVIACAGSDDKAAQLKALGADHVVNYRTTDFSKWAIERYGKPQRRNYEGGVDVVVNFTGGDTWVPSLKCLKRGGALLVCGATAGHDPKEDLRYIWSFELKVIGSNSFYDDNLRALLSQIERGELTPAIDRVLPLEQAAEGLRLIRDREVLGKVVVNP, via the coding sequence ATGAAGGCGCTCGTGCTCGGCGCGCACGGTGATCTCGACCAGTTGCATGTCGTCGTCGACAAGCCGTTGCCGAAGGTGGCGCCGGACGGCGTCGTCATTCGCGTGCGCGCGTCTTCGTTCAACTACCACGACGTATTCACCGTCAAGGGCATGCCCGGCATCAAGGTGCCGCTGCCGGTCGTCATCGGTCTGGACATGGCCGGTGAAATCGTCGAAGTGGGCGAGCGTGTCGAAGGCTGGCGCGTCGGTAACCGCGTGCTGGTCAATCCGCTCAATCGCGACAAGGGCTTGATGGGCGAAATGCTCGACGGCGGCATGGCCGAGTACTGCGCCGTGTCGGCCGCGCAACTGATTGCGCTGCCCGATGCGGTCAGTTTCGATGCGGCATCCGCGCTGCCGGTGGCCTACGGCACCGCGCACCGGATGCTGGTCACGCATGCAACGGTGAAAGCGGGCGACCGCGTGCTGATTCTCGGCGCGAGCGGCGGGGTTGGAACCGCATCGCTGCTGCTTGCAAAACAACTCGGCGCCGAAGTGATCGCCTGCGCGGGCAGCGATGACAAAGCCGCGCAGTTGAAGGCACTGGGCGCGGACCACGTCGTCAACTATCGGACGACCGATTTTTCGAAGTGGGCGATCGAACGCTATGGCAAGCCGCAGCGGCGCAACTACGAAGGTGGGGTCGACGTCGTGGTGAACTTTACCGGTGGCGATACGTGGGTGCCGTCGCTGAAATGCCTGAAGCGCGGCGGCGCGCTGCTCGTGTGTGGCGCGACCGCGGGGCACGACCCGAAAGAAGACCTGCGCTATATCTGGAGCTTCGAGCTCAAAGTGATCGGATCGAACAGCTTCTATGACGACAACTTGCGTGCACTGCTGTCGCAGATCGAGCGCGGCGAACTGACACCGGCGATCGACCGTGTACTGCCGCTCGAACAGGCCGCCGAAGGGCTGCGGCTGATTCGCGACCGCGAGGTGCTGGGCAAGGTCGTCGTCAATCCGTGA
- a CDS encoding ABC transporter substrate-binding protein produces MATFALVKRASYAATVAAMLLGAVQPANADPIRVGYWTSGVSLGFGAVLEARKFLQQRGLDVQFVRFADVNAPNRALAANAIDFAFAAPAAAVFSSAAEGVPLRIVLATQPADVEFVAPRDSPIRTLADLRGKRVGMSPAGSSVAAIATAVLQGNDGIRSGDFSLVPGNEARLAQFLVQKQVDAAALRSVTLTQIGELKVKRLGTFGDEWKKLTKSDATPYIGVSVVRADYLAKHRDDVPKLIAGMRDALQWGADHRSDVSAILQRSANLPANDADAYAARWSDINRVTFEPIDIATLKREHQIFVDGSVIEGALPADLFDTSPYTASKSIR; encoded by the coding sequence ATGGCCACATTCGCTCTGGTCAAGCGGGCTTCGTACGCCGCCACTGTCGCGGCGATGCTGCTCGGTGCGGTTCAACCCGCGAACGCAGACCCGATTCGCGTCGGCTACTGGACGAGCGGCGTCAGTCTCGGCTTCGGCGCGGTGCTCGAAGCACGGAAGTTCTTGCAGCAACGCGGTCTCGATGTGCAATTCGTCCGCTTTGCCGATGTGAACGCGCCGAACCGCGCACTCGCCGCGAACGCGATCGACTTCGCGTTTGCCGCGCCTGCCGCGGCCGTGTTCAGTTCCGCCGCGGAAGGGGTGCCGCTGCGCATCGTGCTCGCGACGCAGCCCGCGGATGTCGAATTCGTCGCGCCGCGAGATTCGCCGATCCGCACGCTTGCGGATTTACGCGGCAAGCGCGTCGGCATGTCGCCGGCCGGCAGCTCGGTCGCCGCGATTGCAACGGCGGTGCTGCAGGGCAACGACGGTATCAGGAGCGGCGATTTTTCGCTGGTGCCCGGCAATGAAGCGCGGCTCGCGCAGTTCCTCGTGCAAAAGCAGGTCGACGCGGCCGCGCTGCGCTCGGTCACGCTCACGCAGATCGGCGAGCTGAAGGTGAAGCGGCTGGGTACGTTCGGCGACGAATGGAAGAAGCTGACCAAATCCGACGCTACGCCGTACATCGGCGTCAGCGTGGTGCGCGCGGACTATCTGGCGAAGCATCGTGACGATGTTCCCAAACTGATTGCCGGCATGCGCGACGCGCTGCAATGGGGCGCGGATCATCGCAGCGACGTCTCGGCGATTCTGCAGAGGAGCGCGAACCTGCCGGCTAACGATGCGGACGCGTATGCGGCTCGCTGGTCGGACATCAACCGCGTGACCTTCGAGCCGATCGATATCGCGACGCTCAAACGCGAGCACCAGATCTTTGTCGACGGCAGCGTCATTGAAGGCGCGCTGCCGGCGGACCTGTTCGACACCAGTCCGTATACGGCGTCGAAATCGATCCGATAA
- a CDS encoding ABC transporter permease, with protein sequence MKRATESFRTLAGGRVAPESAESASAPVRSPSLWVSLAVQRIVLVALLIAVWWLASLRMPGFVLPGPAKVAQTLLKLVQSDMFFSDLGITLYRVLAGFVLSAAVGAPLGIVLGANPRAARFFEPLLSIINTVSSAIWAVFAIIWFGISNSTTVFVVFMTAMPLILTNVWRGALTVERQHIELARSFRMSQAQIMRKIFLPTVLPHFFSGARLAFGFGWRVSLVAETIGSSNGIGYRLRQAADLVQTDQVFAWTVTLVVLMLLIEAGVLKPLERHLFRWKNTV encoded by the coding sequence ATGAAGCGTGCGACTGAATCTTTTCGAACGCTTGCGGGAGGCCGTGTCGCGCCAGAGTCCGCTGAGTCGGCGTCGGCGCCGGTGCGATCGCCGTCGTTGTGGGTGTCGCTTGCGGTACAGCGCATCGTGCTGGTTGCGTTGCTGATTGCCGTCTGGTGGCTCGCTTCGCTGCGCATGCCCGGATTCGTGCTGCCGGGTCCCGCAAAGGTCGCTCAGACGCTGTTGAAGCTCGTGCAGTCCGACATGTTCTTTAGCGATCTCGGTATCACGCTCTATCGCGTGCTCGCCGGCTTCGTACTCTCGGCGGCCGTCGGTGCGCCGCTCGGTATTGTCCTTGGCGCGAACCCGCGCGCGGCACGCTTTTTCGAACCGCTGCTGTCGATCATCAATACGGTGTCGTCCGCGATCTGGGCGGTATTCGCGATCATCTGGTTCGGCATCTCGAACTCGACGACCGTGTTCGTCGTATTCATGACCGCGATGCCGTTGATCCTCACCAACGTGTGGCGCGGTGCATTGACGGTCGAGCGCCAGCATATCGAACTCGCGCGCAGCTTCCGGATGTCGCAGGCGCAGATCATGCGCAAGATCTTTCTGCCGACCGTCCTGCCGCATTTCTTCTCCGGGGCGCGGCTCGCGTTCGGATTCGGCTGGCGCGTATCGCTGGTGGCGGAGACGATCGGCTCGTCTAACGGTATCGGCTATCGGTTGCGTCAGGCCGCGGATCTCGTGCAGACCGATCAGGTGTTCGCATGGACGGTCACGCTGGTCGTATTGATGCTGCTGATCGAGGCTGGTGTGCTGAAGCCGCTCGAACGGCATCTTTTCAGGTGGAAAAACACGGTTTGA
- a CDS encoding ABC transporter ATP-binding protein produces MSAAAVSVRGVGKRYGGLPVLDGVEFDVADGETVALLGTSGCGKSTLLNIVAGLLAADHGEVRLGGARATELEAPQALAYMFQEDRLLPWRSARANAEFGLEAAHPRLSARERRARADAALDMVGLGAFAERYPHELSGGMRSRVALARSLVGEPRILLMDEPFSKLDPQTRGQMHAELLRIRALRQLTVLFVTHDVEEAVVLADRIVVLAPRPGRVREVVTIDLPRPRSAVDAAVAETIRRVRMTI; encoded by the coding sequence ATGAGCGCGGCCGCGGTATCGGTGCGCGGCGTCGGCAAGCGCTATGGCGGGCTGCCGGTGCTCGACGGCGTGGAGTTCGACGTCGCCGATGGCGAGACCGTCGCGCTGCTCGGCACGTCGGGTTGTGGCAAAAGTACGCTGCTCAATATCGTGGCCGGTCTGCTTGCGGCCGATCACGGCGAGGTCCGGCTCGGCGGCGCGCGTGCGACGGAACTCGAAGCGCCGCAGGCGCTCGCGTATATGTTTCAGGAAGACCGCTTGCTGCCATGGCGCAGCGCTCGCGCGAATGCGGAGTTCGGGCTCGAGGCCGCGCATCCGCGACTGTCCGCGCGAGAACGCCGCGCGCGTGCCGACGCCGCGCTCGATATGGTCGGCCTCGGCGCATTTGCCGAGCGCTATCCCCATGAGCTGTCCGGCGGGATGCGCAGCCGCGTCGCACTTGCGCGCAGTCTGGTCGGCGAGCCGCGCATTCTGCTGATGGACGAACCGTTTTCGAAGCTCGATCCGCAAACACGCGGACAGATGCATGCGGAGCTGTTGCGGATTCGTGCGCTACGGCAGTTGACCGTGCTGTTCGTCACGCATGACGTCGAAGAAGCAGTGGTGCTCGCCGATCGAATCGTCGTGCTGGCGCCACGGCCAGGACGCGTGCGAGAAGTGGTGACCATAGATTTGCCGCGTCCGCGTAGCGCCGTCGATGCGGCGGTCGCGGAAACGATCCGGCGCGTAAGGATGACGATATGA
- a CDS encoding GntR family transcriptional regulator, translating into MIDESASSESASLDEPLGARGQDAYERIRRDLLSCRFMPGSTLTEGQLMDAYGIGKSSCRVALVRLVHQGFVRAMPRQGYRVAPITLRDVEEVFELRVQLEPMAARLACGRIDVALLRRLEAACRVPHPERALSDQIDVFLDANREFHLAIARASGNERLHRMLANLMDEMSRLVALGFGVQGTKPEIKHDHNALIDAFEANDGRRAEMIARRHIETFRTMTMEKVYASLSSAGASLPVFTVAELRR; encoded by the coding sequence ATGATCGACGAGTCCGCTTCAAGTGAATCCGCATCGCTGGACGAACCGCTAGGTGCGCGAGGGCAGGATGCGTATGAGCGGATTCGCCGCGACCTGCTGTCGTGCCGTTTCATGCCGGGCTCGACGCTGACCGAGGGCCAGTTGATGGACGCCTACGGTATCGGCAAAAGCAGTTGCCGGGTCGCGTTGGTGAGGCTCGTGCATCAGGGATTTGTTCGCGCGATGCCGCGCCAGGGTTATCGCGTCGCGCCGATCACACTGCGTGACGTCGAGGAGGTGTTCGAGTTGCGTGTGCAACTGGAACCGATGGCCGCGCGGCTTGCATGCGGCCGCATCGACGTCGCATTGTTGCGACGTCTCGAAGCCGCCTGCCGCGTGCCGCATCCCGAGCGCGCGCTGTCGGATCAGATCGACGTATTTCTCGATGCGAACCGCGAGTTTCATCTGGCGATCGCACGGGCGAGCGGCAACGAGCGCCTGCACCGGATGCTGGCGAATCTGATGGATGAAATGTCGCGGCTGGTAGCGCTCGGTTTCGGCGTGCAAGGCACCAAGCCCGAAATCAAACACGATCACAACGCGTTGATCGACGCGTTCGAAGCGAACGACGGCCGCCGCGCGGAAATGATCGCGCGCCGGCATATCGAAACCTTTCGGACCATGACGATGGAAAAGGTGTACGCAAGCCTGTCGAGTGCGGGCGCATCGCTGCCGGTGTTCACTGTCGCGGAGTTGCGGCGATGA
- a CDS encoding ABC transporter ATP-binding protein, with translation MTHAATRAEPPTRASPATLQLSDVSVAYRTRGADIHALHHASVTIGAGEFVSILGPSGCGKSTLLKVAAGLLQPTHGTVELRSADTSHADVGVAFQKPLLLPWKSVRENVLLPVRAAGLPLERYQPRCDQLLEMMGLAAFAENYPRELSGGMQQRVGLARMLVTDPSVLLMDEPFSALDAMTREALSLELQRIWMTDRKSVLFITHSIPEAVFLSDRVLVMSERPGQIVESLDIDLPRPRALDTMIAPAFVDACNHLRQRFIQ, from the coding sequence ATGACACACGCCGCCACTCGCGCAGAACCGCCGACACGGGCTTCACCCGCTACGCTGCAACTGTCCGACGTGTCGGTTGCGTATCGAACGCGTGGCGCCGACATTCACGCGTTGCATCACGCGAGCGTCACGATCGGCGCCGGCGAATTCGTGTCGATCCTCGGTCCATCCGGTTGCGGCAAGTCGACGCTGCTGAAAGTCGCCGCTGGTCTACTGCAACCGACGCACGGCACGGTCGAGTTGCGCAGCGCGGATACTTCGCATGCCGACGTCGGCGTCGCCTTTCAGAAGCCGTTGCTGCTGCCATGGAAAAGCGTGCGGGAAAACGTGCTGCTGCCAGTGCGTGCGGCAGGTTTGCCGCTCGAACGCTATCAGCCGCGTTGTGACCAGCTGCTCGAAATGATGGGGCTCGCCGCATTCGCCGAGAACTACCCGCGCGAGCTTTCCGGCGGCATGCAACAACGCGTCGGGCTCGCACGAATGCTCGTCACCGATCCTTCGGTGTTGTTGATGGACGAGCCGTTTTCGGCGCTCGACGCGATGACGCGAGAAGCGTTGTCGCTCGAATTACAACGAATCTGGATGACCGACCGCAAGTCGGTTCTGTTCATTACGCACAGCATCCCCGAAGCGGTGTTCCTGTCGGACCGCGTGCTAGTGATGTCCGAGCGACCGGGGCAAATCGTCGAATCGCTCGATATCGATCTGCCGCGCCCGCGCGCGCTCGACACGATGATCGCCCCCGCTTTCGTCGATGCGTGCAATCACCTGCGTCAGCGCTTTATCCAATGA
- a CDS encoding ABC transporter permease produces MKTLSRRFGARFWLPPLITLVSVIGVWQLAVAVLHIPQYILPLPSDVFTALVSGFADGTLWPHIGYTLLETAAGYAIGSLLAVLFGALLAESATFERYVYPLLTGIQAVPKVALAPLILVWFGFGFASKLVLVVLICFFPLFINMLVGIRRVDPELIDACRAFHASRSFIFFHVKLPYVAGDIFAGLQIGVSLALIGAVVGEFVSSQQGLGYLVQSSATNMSIPTMYAGVLLLAVIGIGGSQLVRTVHRHVVFWEASTDGNADA; encoded by the coding sequence ATGAAAACGCTCTCTCGCCGTTTCGGCGCGCGCTTCTGGCTGCCACCGCTGATTACGCTCGTGAGCGTGATCGGCGTATGGCAACTCGCGGTTGCCGTGCTGCATATTCCGCAGTACATCCTGCCGTTGCCGTCCGATGTATTCACGGCGCTCGTGTCCGGTTTCGCGGACGGCACGCTGTGGCCGCATATCGGCTACACGCTGCTCGAAACCGCGGCCGGCTACGCGATCGGTTCACTGCTCGCGGTGCTGTTCGGCGCGCTGCTCGCGGAGTCCGCCACCTTCGAACGCTACGTCTATCCGCTTTTGACCGGCATCCAGGCGGTGCCGAAAGTGGCGCTCGCACCGCTGATTCTCGTCTGGTTCGGCTTCGGCTTTGCATCGAAGCTCGTACTCGTGGTGCTGATCTGCTTCTTTCCGCTTTTTATCAACATGCTGGTCGGCATCCGGCGCGTGGACCCGGAGTTGATCGACGCTTGCCGCGCGTTTCACGCGTCGCGTTCATTCATCTTTTTTCACGTGAAGCTGCCGTACGTGGCAGGCGATATTTTCGCGGGCTTGCAGATCGGTGTGTCGCTTGCGCTGATCGGCGCGGTCGTCGGCGAATTCGTGTCGTCGCAACAAGGCCTCGGCTACCTCGTCCAGTCATCGGCCACCAATATGAGCATCCCGACGATGTACGCCGGCGTGTTGCTGCTCGCGGTCATCGGCATCGGCGGCTCGCAACTGGTGCGCACGGTTCATCGGCACGTCGTGTTCTGGGAAGCGTCCACCGACGGCAATGCAGATGCCTGA
- a CDS encoding ABC transporter substrate-binding protein, translated as MHAAPALAVDSVTVALAIPPTVTDGGIWTIGNELGIWKKENLEVKTLTFEGAGALVPQVAAGHATIGLPVVDPILAAYAAGRGDLPVRYFYNATPTYTMEFAVPSNSPIRTLADLKNRKIGVGALTWGTIPSTRAVLKEASLAKGDYAIVPVGVLGSGFHALNTGQIDALNYNSSWHDMLELSGTPLRRIEYPAPFGQMAGNGFIANTQALQSNPDLFARFGRAYTEAQVACSANLQLCVESFWRQHPEARPTNGDAAGNLKNAEELVRRRLARVTLTADGKPRTPGEFDLAIIRQYVSRMANDGEFASANVPIDTLFTNQLVPQFNRFDADAIRNAARAAH; from the coding sequence ATGCATGCCGCGCCCGCGCTCGCCGTCGATTCGGTGACGGTCGCGCTCGCGATTCCGCCGACAGTGACCGACGGCGGCATCTGGACCATCGGTAACGAGCTTGGTATCTGGAAGAAGGAGAACCTCGAAGTGAAGACGCTCACATTCGAGGGCGCCGGTGCGTTGGTGCCGCAAGTCGCGGCCGGCCACGCGACGATCGGCCTGCCGGTCGTCGACCCGATCCTCGCTGCGTACGCCGCGGGCCGCGGCGACCTGCCGGTGCGCTACTTCTACAACGCGACGCCTACCTACACGATGGAATTCGCGGTGCCGTCGAACTCGCCGATCAGGACGCTCGCGGATCTGAAGAACCGGAAGATCGGCGTTGGCGCGCTGACGTGGGGCACGATTCCGAGCACGCGCGCGGTGCTCAAGGAAGCCTCGCTCGCGAAAGGCGACTACGCGATCGTGCCGGTCGGCGTGCTCGGCTCCGGATTCCACGCGCTCAACACAGGGCAGATCGACGCGCTGAACTACAACAGTAGTTGGCATGACATGCTGGAGCTGTCGGGTACACCATTGCGGCGCATCGAATATCCGGCGCCGTTCGGACAGATGGCCGGCAATGGTTTCATCGCGAACACGCAGGCATTGCAATCGAACCCGGATCTGTTTGCACGGTTCGGACGCGCTTATACCGAAGCGCAGGTTGCATGCTCGGCCAATCTGCAGCTTTGCGTCGAATCGTTCTGGCGACAGCATCCGGAAGCACGCCCGACAAATGGCGATGCGGCCGGCAATCTGAAGAACGCGGAAGAACTCGTGCGCCGCAGGCTCGCGCGCGTCACGCTAACGGCTGATGGAAAGCCGCGCACGCCCGGCGAATTCGATCTGGCGATCATCCGCCAATACGTGAGCCGTATGGCCAACGACGGCGAATTCGCGTCGGCCAACGTGCCGATCGACACGCTGTTCACCAATCAGCTCGTACCGCAATTCAACCGCTTCGACGCAGACGCGATCCGCAACGCGGCGCGCGCCGCGCACTGA
- a CDS encoding acyl-CoA thioester hydrolase/BAAT C-terminal domain-containing protein: protein MTTAHPVTPTLSFEPAHALIDVPRSIRLAHFSPHESVRIRASLTRADGTLWQSHAHFTAGPDGSLDLDDAVPAEGSSYRHASASGLIWSLELVRGSETPRGDEAIDSRTIEFEATSASGARATATLVQQLVADGVSRTEIRAEGLVGTLFQPAGSGPHPVVIVLNGSGGGINEARAALLAAHGFAAFALGYFQAPGRPDHISATPLEYFATAIAWSRMNLAPAHGFVALLGQSRGAELALLLGATYGSAVSAVVGYVPSSVVHGTLRAGRPGEHPASPAWTLGGQRLATVWDDNRTADWAAFNSTVSPVRQAPSFVSALRDTDAVERSRIRVENITGPVLLLSGTDDGFWPSSTMADGIVERMHAARHPYPVAHLKYEGAGHSIHFPFVPTTRIVKPHAVAKVDLSAGGTPEANARANEESWPKVVEFLRAAVAAGTRDGEVR from the coding sequence ATGACGACCGCCCATCCTGTCACGCCGACGCTGAGCTTCGAACCAGCGCATGCATTGATCGACGTGCCGCGCAGCATCCGCCTCGCCCATTTTTCCCCGCACGAATCCGTGCGGATTCGTGCGTCGCTCACGCGCGCGGATGGCACGCTGTGGCAGAGCCACGCGCACTTCACAGCCGGCCCCGATGGTTCGCTCGACCTCGATGACGCAGTGCCCGCCGAAGGCAGCAGTTATCGGCATGCTTCGGCAAGCGGTCTGATCTGGTCGCTCGAACTCGTGCGCGGCAGCGAGACGCCACGTGGTGACGAAGCCATCGACTCGCGCACGATCGAGTTCGAGGCGACCAGCGCATCGGGTGCGCGCGCGACTGCCACGCTCGTTCAGCAACTGGTCGCGGACGGTGTATCGCGCACGGAGATTCGCGCCGAAGGACTCGTGGGCACGTTGTTTCAACCGGCGGGCTCGGGCCCGCATCCGGTCGTCATCGTGCTGAACGGCTCGGGCGGCGGCATCAACGAGGCACGCGCGGCACTGCTGGCGGCACACGGCTTCGCTGCCTTCGCACTCGGCTATTTCCAGGCACCGGGGCGGCCCGACCATATCTCCGCGACGCCGCTCGAATACTTTGCAACGGCGATCGCGTGGTCGCGCATGAATCTCGCGCCAGCGCACGGCTTCGTCGCGTTGCTGGGACAATCGCGCGGCGCGGAACTCGCGTTACTGCTCGGCGCGACATATGGCTCCGCAGTATCGGCTGTCGTCGGTTACGTGCCGAGTTCGGTCGTGCACGGCACGTTGCGCGCGGGGCGTCCTGGCGAACATCCGGCATCGCCGGCTTGGACGCTCGGCGGCCAGCGACTCGCCACCGTGTGGGATGACAATCGCACCGCCGACTGGGCGGCGTTCAACAGCACCGTCTCTCCGGTGCGGCAGGCCCCGTCGTTCGTGTCGGCGCTGCGCGATACGGATGCGGTGGAACGCAGCCGGATCCGTGTCGAGAACATCACGGGGCCGGTCCTGTTACTGTCCGGTACCGACGATGGCTTCTGGCCGTCTTCCACGATGGCTGACGGCATTGTCGAGCGGATGCATGCGGCACGGCATCCGTATCCGGTCGCGCATCTGAAGTACGAAGGCGCGGGGCATTCAATCCACTTTCCGTTCGTGCCGACCACGCGCATCGTCAAGCCGCATGCCGTGGCAAAGGTCGACCTGAGCGCCGGCGGCACGCCCGAAGCCAACGCGCGCGCGAACGAGGAGTCGTGGCCGAAGGTCGTTGAGTTTCTCCGGGCTGCTGTGGCGGCGGGCACGAGGGACGGCGAGGTTCGATAG
- the tnpB gene encoding IS66 family insertion sequence element accessory protein TnpB yields the protein MKACRLNAASDAMARNLRQGSWLPARCFSAAHPHHAYLFANSWANRVKMLVHDGIGIWLAERRLNQGQFVWSREGCESRQYADARTLAGLVLDLP from the coding sequence ATGAAGGCATGTCGTCTGAACGCCGCCAGTGACGCGATGGCGAGGAATTTAAGGCAAGGGTCGTGGCTGCCTGCAAGGTGTTTCAGCGCCGCGCACCCGCATCACGCTTATCTGTTTGCCAACAGCTGGGCTAATCGAGTGAAGATGCTCGTTCATGACGGGATCGGTATCTGGCTAGCAGAGCGGCGCCTTAATCAAGGCCAATTCGTTTGGTCGCGCGAGGGTTGTGAGTCTAGGCAGTACGCTGATGCACGAACATTGGCTGGCCTGGTGTTGGATCTACCGTAG